Below is a genomic region from Streptomyces sp. NBC_00461.
CTCCTGAGCGAGCTGGTGACCGACCCCGCCGTGTACCGGCGGCCCACGCGCGCGGACTGGGCCACCGGCGCGCTGATGGCCCTCTCGGCCGACTGCCTGGCCGCCTGCGGTGCGTGGGACGAATCCTTCTTCCTCTATTCGGAGGAGACCGAGTACTGCCTGCGGGCGCGGGACCACGGGTACGCAACCCAGCTGGAGCCGACGGCCGAGGCCGTGCATCTGGGTGGCGACTCCCAGGTCTCGCCCCGGCTGTGGACCCTGCTCACGCTCAACCGCGTGCGGTTGTACGGGCGGCGCCACGGCGCCGTCGCCACCGCCTGCTTCCGGGGCGCCGTGTTCCTGCGCGAGGCGTCACGGGCCGCCCTCGGCAGGAAGGCCAGCCGCGCGGCCGCGGCCGCCCTGCTCCGGCCGGGCGCGCTGCGGGCCACACCCGAACCGTGACCCTCAGCCGGACCAAGTGGTGTAGAAACTCTCGGGGTTGACCAGGTACCGCACCGTCGGGTGCGGCACATGGCGCACGCGGTGGCCGCGGCTGTAGCGGTACACGAGCTCCCAGTCCTCGCGCGGAAGCACGTCCGGTGTCCGGCGCAGACGGCTGAAGTGCAAAGCCCCGTTGCGCCGCGCGACGAACGCGTTGGTGTCCAGGAAGGACTCGCGCGCGGCCCGGCGCCGGTCGAACGGCACGGACAGGATGTCGTGTTCGGTCCCGTCCGGCAGCAGGCGGCGCAGCGCCGTGTAGACGCCGTCGGGACCGCTGGGGGACTCCAGGACCGCCAACGCCCGTTCCAGATGGTCGGGTTCCCACAGGTTGTCGTCGTCCAGGAAGGCCACGTACCGGGAGCGGGTGAGGCGGATGCCCACGTTGCGCACGACGCCCGCCACACCGGTGTTGCGCGCCAGCGAGACGACGAACAGCCTTGGATCGTCCGGGAGTTCGGGCAGTCCGGCGCCGTCGTCGACGACGATGACGACCTGGTCGCGAACGGTCTGGGCCAGGGCCGAGCCGACGGCCGCCCGCAGTGCGTCGGGGCGGCGGTGGGTGGCGATGACCGTGGCGACGAGGGCGTCGGGCACAGGGCCGGCGGCAGCCGCGAGCCGGCGGGTCTCGGCGGTCTCCAGGCGGCGCAGCCGCAGTGCGGAGGGAGCGAGGAGGACCTTGTTGCGGAGCTCGAAGAGGACGATCCAGCCGAAGGCGCGCTTGAGAAGCTCCCAGGGGGCGCGGGCGATGCGGTGCATGATCCTCTTCCTCAGCCGGCCGGCTCGGGGGTGACCGGGGTGCCGTCGGCGAACCGGTTGCCGCGCCAGACGTTGCCGGAGCCGGCTGTGTTCCAGGCGGTGACGGCTCCGTAGTTACCGGAGTTGGAGTGGTAGCGGGTGGAGAAGACGTTGTCCGTGACCGTGATCCCGGTGGCCCCGTCGCCGCCGCCGTAGAGCGCGTAGGCGCCGCCGGCCAGCAGGTTCTTGTCGATGACGGTGTTGGATACATGGCCGGTGTCGGCGAACAGGCCGATGCTCGCGGACGCTCCCCGGTCGACGGCGACCGGGTTGAGTAAGGTGTTGTGACGGATGATCAGTTCGCCCGTGTTGCCGCCGCCGCTGATCACCGCGTCGGTGTGCTGCCACTCGCCGCCGGCGTTGCGGAACGGGACCAGGTCGTGGACGTAGTTGTCGTGGATGTGCCCCTGGCCCATGGAGAGGGCGTTGCCGAACACGGAGACGTCGCACCAGCCGACCTCGACGGAGCTCGTGCCCATGTTGGACACGGCGTAGTCCACGCCGCCGTTGTCGGGGCCCTTGCCGGGGACGGCGGTGATGGTGGTGTGCAGGACGCGCAGTCCGCTGTGACCCGGGCGCAGGTTGACCCCCCACCAGTTGGTGGAGGTGATCCTGGAGTCGATGACGGTCACGTTGTTCGCGTAGATGTCGAGCGAGCCGGTGATGTCCCAGCCCTTGATGACCATGCCGTCGGTCCTGATGCTCAGGTTCCCCGTGGCGTGCGGGGTGAGGCGGATACGGGGGCCGGTGGTGCGGGCGTTCGGGAAGTCGGCTTCCCGGGGTGCCGTGGTGGTGGCGCGAGGCGAGTTGTGGGGGCGGGGACTGCCAGGACTGCCGGAACCGCTGGGACTGCCCGGATCGCTGGGGCTGACGGTGGCCTGGGCCGAGGTGCGGGTGCTGGAGGGTTCGGCGGCCGGGGACGACTCATGAGTGCGGGGAGCAGGGGCGGCCGGGGACGAGCCGGCGGCCCCGGAGCAGCCGGCGGTCAGTACCAGGGCCAGGCAGGCGAGCAGACGGCGCAGCCGTGTCATACGGCCTCCGGTGTGCGGGAGCCGAGCAGGAAGCGGCGACTGGGCAGCACGCACACCACGTAACTGGCCAGCGCGGCGGTGCCGATGACGAACAGGGCGAGGGCGCCGTCGCCGACGAGCCACTTCGCGGCGAGGATCACCAGGGTCATCACGGCTCCCCCGAGGAAGGGCCAGGCGCAGGCTCTGGCGATGTGGGCGAGGCTGATCCCGGCCCGGCCGAGTGCGTGGAGGAACACCGGCACGACCAGCACCGTGGCGACCAGGACATGGCCCTGGGAGACGCCGACGATGCCGCCCAGGCGGGCGCCGACGATCAGGGCCGGGACGAGGGCGACCACCCACAGCCCCTGGACGAGGATGAGGGAGCGGCGCCGGCCGACGGCGACGAGGCAGTCGTAGGCGAGTTCGCAGCCGATGCGGATCAGTCCCAGCGCCATCAGCCAGGGCAGGGCGTTCGCGGCGGGCAGCCACTTGCTCCCGTACACGAGCTGGACGACGGGGCCGGCGAGTCCGCCGAGCAGGACACAGAGGGGGACGGTGCCGGTGACCAGCACCCCCAGGGCGCGGCTGAAGCCCTGGGCGAGGGCCTGGGGGGAGTCGGCGAGGCGCGAGAAGCCGGCGAAGGAGACGCGTCTGGCCGCCTCGGAGATGACCCGGACCGGCCAGCCGGACATGTTGAACGCCAGGACGTAGAAGCCGAGGGCGACTCCGCCGAGCGTCGATCCGACGACCATGGTGTCCACATTGACGACCGCGAGGGCGAGCAGGCTCGCGCCGGCCAGCGGGAGCCCGAACTTCAGCAGCGCGCGGGCCTGTTCGGGGTCCCAGCCGAATCGCAGGGTGCCCGGCGCGGCCAGGGCGGAGCCGACGAGGGCGGCGATGTTGCCCGCGACCGCACCCCAGGCGAAGCTCATCGCCCCCCAGCCGGCGAAGGCCAGCACCAGCGTCACCGCGGTGCTCAGAACGAAGTTGAGCGCGTCGATGACCATCCGCCTGCCCTGCGCGAACTCCCGGGTCAGGAACCCGGCGGGCACCTGGGCCACCCCGTCGATCAGCAGACACAGGCACATCACCCGCAGCACGCCCGAGGCATGGGGCGAGTCGAGCAGCCCGGCGACCGTCGGTGCCGAGACGAACAGGGCGACGTACAGCAGGCCGCTGGACGCGGTGGACAGGGTCAGCACGGTCGGCGCGAAACGGCGGGGATCGCCGTCCCAGCGGACCAGGGCCAGGCTGACGCCCAGCTCGTTCGCCGAGAGCAGCACCAGCAGCACGGTCTGGGCGATGCCGTAGACGCCCCACTCCGCCGGCCCCAGCGCGAAACGCGCCAGCAGGATGCCCGTGGCGAAGTTGCCCAGGCGCATGACCACGGTGTTGATCAGGCTCCAGCGGGCTGCCGAACGGACTTTCCGGCTGAGGGAGTCGGGAGCGACCGCGTCGCTCGTCCCGGCGCTGTCGGGCGCCTCGGATCTCTCGCCCGGCTCGGCTCTCTCACTGTCCGGTGTGCGAACGCTGTCCATGAGTCGATTCCTCTTCCAGCGGCTCGGTGGCGGGTGCCACGGCCGTGGCGGACCGCCCCGTCCTCGGCTGTGCGGCACGTCCGTTCCCGTTCGACCGCGACCAGGCGGGAGGCCGCCGCAGGGCGATCGTCTGTTCCGCGACCGACTCCCCGGCCGGCGGCTCGGCGGCGGTGACCGGCTGCGCGGTTTCGTCGCGCTGCGCGGGCTCCTCCGGCTCCGCCGGCGTACGCGGCCGCCGGCGCGCCTCCACGTAGAAGACGGCGAGCAGGCTCAGCACCAGGCCCAGGGCCCCGGCCATGACCATGTACTCGATCCGCGTCTTCGTCTGCGCCACCGGGTTCTGCGGGGGCACGATCGTCGTCATGCGGATCATGGCCTTCGGCACCACCGACTGCTGCTTCTGGAACTGATCAAGCCGGTCCTTGGCATACGCGGTCAGGATCTTGTTCGAGGACAGGACGGCGGCCTTGTCGGTTCCGGTGACCGTGAGCCACATCAGCGGCCCCTGTGCGTTGTCGGCGAGCTTGGCCTCGAACGTTCCGGTGGCGCCGCGGGACTTGAGCTCCCGGAGCGAGACATCGGAGTTGAGGTTGCGGGCCAGGCTGTCGGCCATGCCGGTGAGCGAGGTCTGGGTGCTCAGGAAGGGATTGCCGTCGTAAGCGACCGTGGCCTTCTGGGAGTTCAGAAGAACCACCGTGCTCTGCGACTGGTAGCCGATCGGCACCAGCAGCACCACGCCGACGATCAGGCCGGCGGTCAGCAGCAGGCCCGGCAACAGGACGTACCAGCGCCTGCGCATGACCCGGAAGATCTCAGCGAGATCCATGGTGGTCCCCCCTAGCGACCAGACGTTCGACGAGCATATGTTGCGAGCGGATCATATGGGGAACGTTCGTTTCGTGGGTCTCGGCTGTTCGATGGTGCTCGGTCGGATGCCGGTGCTCGGCCGGTCGGTCGGTCTCGGCCGGGTGGTCGCGGTGCCTCCCTCCAGCAGCACGTCGGCGATGCGGTCGCTCGCGCGGCCGTCCCACAGGTCGGGCCGGCGCGGCGCGGGCGGCACGTCCAGCACCGCGTTCACGGTGGCCACGATCCGTGCTGGATCCCGGCCGGCCAGCACGTTGGTGCCCTGCTCGACGGTGATGGGGCGCTCGGTGTTGTCCCGCAGGGTCACGCACGGCACGCCCAGCGCGGTGGTCTCCTCCTGCACACCACCGGAGTCGGTCAGCACCACGCGAGCGGAGTCCTGCAGGGCGATGAAGTCCAGATACCCGGCGGGCGGCACGAGGCGGACGCCCCCGGGCACACCGATCTCGGCCAGCCTTCCGGCCGCGCGCGGGTGCACGGGCAGCAGGAGCGGGCAGCGGCCTGCGATCTCGCCCAGGGCCTTCAGGAGCCCGGCGAGCACCTCCGGATCGTCCACGTTGGCGGGCCGGTGCAGCGTGACCAGGCCGAACTCGCCCCTGGACAGGCCGTATCGATGGAGGATGTCCGAGGCGCGGGCCCGTTCCAGGTTGGCCAGCAGCGTGTCGATCATGACGTTGCCGACCAGATGGATCTGGTCCTCCCGGTACCCCTCCGCGCGCAGGTTCACGGCGGCGTCGGGGGAGGGGGCCAGCAGGTAGTCGCTGACCCGGTCGGTGGCGACCCGGTTGACCTCCTCCGGCATGCCCCAGTCGCGGCTGCGCAGACCGGCCTCGACATGGGCCAGCAGCGGCCCTGCCTTGGCGGTCACCAGGGCGCAGGCCAGCGTGGAGTTGATGTCACCGACCACCACCACGATGTCCGGCGACAACTCCTCCAGGAGCGGCTCGAACGCGGTCATCACCCGCCCGGTCTGCTCGGCGTGGGAGCCGGAGCCGACCCCGAGGAAACGGTCGGGCGGGCGGATGCCGAGGTCGGTGAAGAACACGTCGTTCATGGCCGGGTCGTAGTGCTGGCCGGTATGGACGAGGAACACCTCGGCGCCCCGGCGTTCCAGGGCGTCCATCACCGGTTTGATCTTCATGTAGTTCGGTCGCGCCCCGGCGACGCACACGATGCGCGGCATGGCTCAGAGCACCTCGATCGTGGGTCCGGACGGCAGCCGTCTGCGGCAGTCGAGAACGAAGGGGGCGTGCTCGGCGATGAGTTCGTAGTCGAAGCTGTCGTGGTCGGTGAGCAGGACCACCACGTCGGCGGCCGCCAGCTCCTTGGGTGTCGGTTCGACCCGGACCAGCCGGTTGTCCACCGGCAGGCCCTCGACGACATGCGGGTCCGCGGCCCTGACCTGGGCCCCCATGTCGAGCAGCAGCCGGGAGATGCGCAGGGCGGGCGACTCGCGGGCGTCGCCAGTGTTCTTCTTGTACGCCAGACCGAGCAGCAGGATCCGCGAGCCGTTCACGGAACGGCGCCGGTCGTTGAAGAGGTCGCCGATCCGGCGCGCCACGTACTCGGGCATGTGGTTGTTGATGTCGTTGGCCAGCTCCACGAAGCGGAAGCTCTGGCCGAGTTCGCGCTGCACGCGCCAGGAGAGGTAGGAGGGGTCGATCGGCAGGCAGTGGCCGCCGACACCCGGTCCGGGCGTGAACTTCATGAACCCGAACGGCTTGGTGGAGGCCGCGTCGATGGCCTGCCAGACGTCGATGTCCAGGTGGTGGGCGAACATCGCGATCTCGTTGACCAGCGCGATGTTCACATGCCGGAAGGTGTTCTCCAGCAGCTTGGCGAGTTCGGCCTCCTTGGGCGAACCCACTGGCACGACGGTGTCGACGAGTTGCCCGTAGAAGTCCTGAACGGCCTTGAGGGACGTCTCGTTGACACCGGAGACGACCTTCGGGGTCTGCTGGAAACCCCACACGGCGTTCCCGGGATCGATCCGCTCCGGGCTGTAGCCGAGGTGGAAGTCGCTGCCCGCGACCAGGCCCGAGCCCTCCTCCAGGATCGGCGCGAACAGCTCCTGGGTGGTGCCCGGGTAGGTCGTCGACTCCAGGACGACCGTCGCTCCGGGGCGCAGGTAGCGGGCGAGGGTGACCGCCGACTCCCTGATGTACCGCAGGTCCGGCGTGCCCTCGTGCAGCGGGGTCGGCACGGTCACGACGGCGATGTCGAAACCGCCGCAGTCGCGCGCCGATTCGCTCGGGCGGTAGCTGCCGTTGTCCAGTGCCGCCCGGATCCGCTCGGACGACACGTCCTCGACGAAGGACTCACCGGCGGCAAGGCTCTTGATCCGCCGGGCGTCGACGTCGTAGCCGATCACCTCGTGTCCGACCTCGGCTGCCCGAACGGCCAGGGGCAGGCCGACGTATCCCTGTCCGACCACGACGACACGCATCAGTGACTCCTGTTCGCGGGGGCGGCCGACGGGGTGGGCCGGATCAGCTCGCGCGCCGTCATGAGGAGGAAGGAGAGATTGGTGGTGAGGTAGCGCCGGCCCAGGCGGCGCGGCTCCTGCAGCGCGCGGTAGAGCCACTCAAGGCCCCACCGCTGCCAGGAGACCGGAGCCCGCTTGGTGACCCCGGCCAGGATGTCGAAGGAGCCGCCGACCCCGTGCACCACGCGGGCGCCCGTGCGGGCGCCGTGGGCGGCGGTGAAGATCTCCTTCTTCGGCGAGGTCATGCCAAGGAACAGCATGTGGGCGCCGCTTCGCGCGATGCCGTCCGCGATCGGCTCCTGCTCCAGGTCGTCGAAGTAGCCGTTGCGGCTGCCGGCCACCTTCAGGCCGGGGAAGCGGTCGGCCACCTGGAGGAGCATCTGCTCCAGCACGTCCTGCTTGGCGCCGAGGAAGTACACGGGGATGCCCGACGTCTCCGCCTCGGCCAGCAGCCGCAGGAACAGGTCGATTCCGGCCACCCGCTCCGGCAGGGGCGCACGCAGCACCCGGCCGGCCCACACCACGGCCTGTCCGTCGGCGAGGACGAGATCACAACCCGCCACGGCCTTGGCGAGCCGGTCGTTGCGCCGCATGTTCACCAGCTTCGCGGCGTTGACCACCCCGATCTCCAGCTGCCGGCCGTCCCGCACCGCCGCCAGGCAGCGCTGCACGGTCTCGTCCATGGTCAGCGGGTCCAGCTCGACCCCGAACAGCGTCCGACGCCCGCTCATATTCGGCCCCCCTGCCAGGCGTAGAGCATCCAGCCGAACTCGTACGGCCGGCATTCGCGATCCACGGACAGCGGGCGGTACACCCGGTCCAGGGACTTCAGCCGCAGGCCCGGAGCGACCCGGGTGGACAGACCCCGGGCGGCGCGTACGGCCTTCTTCGGGTCGCCCCGGTAGACCTTGCGCCAGGTGGCACCGAGCTCGTCGAGGATCATGGGCTCCCGGTGCTGCGAGCCGGCCAGTTCGGGTACGTCCGTCATCCAGCGCAGGCCCTTGCGGATCGCCGCGCCGAAGTCGGTGCCGCCGGCGTCGGCGAGGTCGAACAGCGCGGTCGGCGCCATCGCGTGCTGGTGGACGCTGTAGACCGGGTAGCCCTCCACGACACCGCCGGTGCGCGCGTCGTAGTGCCACCACCACTGGCCGCCTTCGCCCTGCAGCTCGCAGATGCGCGCCGCGCACGCCTCGGACGCGGCCAGCGCCTCCGGGTCGCCGTCCCCGCTGGCGTGGGCGCGGGCCAGGGCCTGCAGCGGATAGGTCTGGTCGGCGAAGCAGCTCACATGCGCCCGGTACCAGGGCACCAGACCGGGTGCGGTGGCGTGCGGGAACAGCGGACTGTTTCCGATCCGGGCTCGCAGCAGACGGTCCCGGGCCGCGGTGAAACGTCTCTCCACGTCGACCGTGTCACGAGCCGCCGCGAGGGCGGACAGCACCCACGCCGCCTCGACGGTGTACTGGGGCTGGCCCGCCACGTTCAGTGCCTCGACCCGGTCGAGGGCGTCGGACAGTTTGGGATGTTCGGTCTCGGCGGCGGCCCAGGCGATGAGCGCCGCGTCGCCGAGGTTGGTCACCGCGGGCAGCGACTCGACGAGCAGACCCGCGAACTCCTCGGCCGTACGCCCGCCGAGCACCGCGCGCTGGCGGTCCTCGGGGAGGTACCGGGCACCCAGGACGGTGATGGCGGCGTAGCGGGTGCTGGTGCCACGCCGTTCCAGGGTCCAGGAGCCATCGGGGGCTTGCCGCCCGGCCATGGTGTGGACGAAGGCCTCCCCGCCGGGGAGCAGCATGGACGGCAGCCCCGACTCGGCGACTGCGAGCAGCCGTTGGGCGAGTGCGAGCAGCGGCGGGTCCTCGTCACCGAGTGCCGCGAGACGTGTGTTGGTCATCGGTTGGACACACCAACCCCCTGATTTCGCGCAGAGTTGTGAGCGCCGCGACACGGACGGCCGGGCGGTGGAGGCAAGGCGGACGTCAGGCCTCGGAGCGGATGCCGCTCCTCGTTTCAGACACAGGTGTTCCCACCCGGTAACCCCCCCTGGGCACTACTGGTTCGTGTGCCCATTGTGCTTGGGCTGCACAGTTCGTACACATGTTATGCCGGTGAATGTTCGAAGATTTGCGATTTGGCGGAAACCTGAGTCATGCGCGTTCGACGAGTTCGCCGTCCTTCTCGTCGTGCAGCGCGCCCGTCTCGGGGCACTCCCACGTACCCGGTTCGCCGTCCCGCTCGACCAGTCGTACGCCGGCCCGGCCGACCCAGCCGATCCGGCGCGCCGGAACCCCGGCCACCAGGGCGAAGTCCGGCACGTCCCGGGTGACCACGGCACCTGCCGCGACCATCGCCCAACGGCCGACACGCACCGGCGCGACACACACCGAGCGGGCCCCCAGCGAGGCTCCCTCGGCCACCGTCACCGCCACGGCCTCCCAGTCGTCACCGCGCTTCAACCTGCCCTGCGGGTCCACGGAACGGGGGAAGTAGTCGTTGGTGAGGACGGCCGCCGGGCCGACGAACACCCCGTCACCGAGGACCGCGGGTTCGTATACCAACGCGTAGTTCTGGAGCTTCACGTGATCGCCGATCCGGACACCGGGGCCGACATACGCCCCGCGGCCCACGATGCACCCGCTGCCCAGCCGTGCGTCCTCCCGGATCTGGGCCAGATCCCAGACCGTCGTTCCGTCGCCGACCGTGGCACTGTCGTCGACCTGGGCGGTCGGCTGCATCTTGAAGCTCACCGGGCTGAACCTTTCTTCTCGTCGAGCAGAACCGGAGACGCCGCCGCGGGCGCCTCGCGCAAGGGGCGGATGCGGTCGATTCCTGCCAAGCGCAGGTGCTCGTGCCGCACGTGCGACTCGGCGGCGAAGTGGACGACCTGGTCGTGTTCGGCCGTCAGTTTTCCGGCCAGTTGGGGGTCGCAGATGTCGCCCTGGACGAACGCGAAGCCGGGGTGGTCGCGTACCTGGTCGAGGTTGGCCGGGTTGCCGGCGTAGGTGAGCTTGTCCAGGACGGTGATCGCCACATCCCCCGGGCCCTGCGGGCCGAGCAGGGTGCGGACGTAGTGGGAGCCGATGAAACCGGCACCGCCGGTCACCAGGATTCTGGTTGTCATGAGGAGATCTGCACCTTGCTGTGATCGCCGAGGACGAAACGGTGGGCGGCCGGCCTGCGAGGCGCGGGAGTCACCTCGACGTTGCGGCCGATGAGCGAGGCCTCCACCCGTCGGACGCCGCTGACCGAGGAATCACGCAGCATGATCGAGTACTCGATCTCGCTGTCCTGGATCCGGCAGTCGTCGGCGATCGAGGTGAAGGGGCCGACATAGGAGTCGGTGATCACGGTGTTCGCGCCGACGACAGCCGGGCCCACGATCCGGCTGCCCGTCACCTTCGCCCCGGCTTCCACGCGCACCCGGCCGATGAGTTCGCTGTGATCGTCCACCGTTCCGTCGACCCTGCGCTCCAGGGTCTCCAGGACGGAGCGGTTGACCTCCAGCATGTCGCTGACGTTCCCGGTGTCCTTCCAGTACCCGGAGATCATCGTGGAACGCACATCACGTCCGGCGTCGATCATCCACTGCAGGGCGTCAGTGATCTCCAGCTCGCCGCGCCCGGACGGCTTGATCGAGCGCACGGCCTCATGCACGGCCGGGGTGAAGAGATAGACGCCCACCAATGCCAGGTCGCTCTTGGGGTGCCTGGGTTTCTCCTCCAGGCCGACCACCCGGCCGGCCGCGTCCAGCTCGGCCACCCCGAACGCGGTCGGGTTCGCCACCTTCGTCAACAGGATCTGCGCTTGAGGCCGCTCGGTGCGGAAGCCGTCCACCAGATCCGTGATGCCACCGACGACGAAGTTGTCACCGAGGTACATCACGAAGTCGTCCTCGCCCAGGAACTCACGGGCGATCAGCACCGCATGGGCCAGCCCCAGGGGCGCGGTCTGCGGGATGTAGGTGGCGTCGAGGCCGAACGCGGAACCGTCGCCGACCGCCTCCCGGATCTCCTCGGCCGTGTCCCCGACGATGATCCCGACCTCCGTGATGCCCGCCTCTGCGATCGCCTCCAGACCGTAGAAAAGCACCGGTTTGTTGGCGACCGGTACGAGTTGTTTCGCCGACGTATGAGTGATGGGGCGCAAACGGGTACCTGAGCCACCGGACAACAGGAGTGCCTTCACGAGATCACCATACTTTCGACGAACTCGCCGAAGGAAGCATTCCGTTTGTGGGCGGCTTGAACGGGCGCCCGACCACGCCTTCTTCCCCCGGGCCGACGACACCGCTGACCCCGTCATCCCCAGCGCGCCGTCCATCGCCCCGCAGTTATCAGGTCAAGCGTCCCGGACTCTTGACTCGTAAGGCGCCCGCCGCGATTCTCTCCATGCATTGCGCGGGTCATGACAACCTCATGGGTCGGTCTACCCGCCATCCCGCCGACCGAGGGACGTGGGCCGTGACGCTGACTCGACGCTGGTACCGCAGACGCAAGAACGTCACCGTGCTGTCGCTGCTCCTGCTGGTGCTGGCCATGGCCCTCGGCCCCACACCGAGTTCGGCTGCCGCCGGTGACTGGTGGATCCCGACCGCACGCCCCAACCCGGACTCCCGGATCGACGTCACCGGCGAACCGTTCACCGGCACCGACTCCGCGGGCAAGGTCCGC
It encodes:
- a CDS encoding glycosyltransferase family 2 protein, encoding MHRIARAPWELLKRAFGWIVLFELRNKVLLAPSALRLRRLETAETRRLAAAAGPVPDALVATVIATHRRPDALRAAVGSALAQTVRDQVVIVVDDGAGLPELPDDPRLFVVSLARNTGVAGVVRNVGIRLTRSRYVAFLDDDNLWEPDHLERALAVLESPSGPDGVYTALRRLLPDGTEHDILSVPFDRRRAARESFLDTNAFVARRNGALHFSRLRRTPDVLPREDWELVYRYSRGHRVRHVPHPTVRYLVNPESFYTTWSG
- a CDS encoding oligosaccharide flippase family protein, with the translated sequence MDSVRTPDSERAEPGERSEAPDSAGTSDAVAPDSLSRKVRSAARWSLINTVVMRLGNFATGILLARFALGPAEWGVYGIAQTVLLVLLSANELGVSLALVRWDGDPRRFAPTVLTLSTASSGLLYVALFVSAPTVAGLLDSPHASGVLRVMCLCLLIDGVAQVPAGFLTREFAQGRRMVIDALNFVLSTAVTLVLAFAGWGAMSFAWGAVAGNIAALVGSALAAPGTLRFGWDPEQARALLKFGLPLAGASLLALAVVNVDTMVVGSTLGGVALGFYVLAFNMSGWPVRVISEAARRVSFAGFSRLADSPQALAQGFSRALGVLVTGTVPLCVLLGGLAGPVVQLVYGSKWLPAANALPWLMALGLIRIGCELAYDCLVAVGRRRSLILVQGLWVVALVPALIVGARLGGIVGVSQGHVLVATVLVVPVFLHALGRAGISLAHIARACAWPFLGGAVMTLVILAAKWLVGDGALALFVIGTAALASYVVCVLPSRRFLLGSRTPEAV
- a CDS encoding chain length determinant protein, whose protein sequence is MDLAEIFRVMRRRWYVLLPGLLLTAGLIVGVVLLVPIGYQSQSTVVLLNSQKATVAYDGNPFLSTQTSLTGMADSLARNLNSDVSLRELKSRGATGTFEAKLADNAQGPLMWLTVTGTDKAAVLSSNKILTAYAKDRLDQFQKQQSVVPKAMIRMTTIVPPQNPVAQTKTRIEYMVMAGALGLVLSLLAVFYVEARRRPRTPAEPEEPAQRDETAQPVTAAEPPAGESVAEQTIALRRPPAWSRSNGNGRAAQPRTGRSATAVAPATEPLEEESTHGQRSHTGQ
- the wecB gene encoding non-hydrolyzing UDP-N-acetylglucosamine 2-epimerase, which codes for MPRIVCVAGARPNYMKIKPVMDALERRGAEVFLVHTGQHYDPAMNDVFFTDLGIRPPDRFLGVGSGSHAEQTGRVMTAFEPLLEELSPDIVVVVGDINSTLACALVTAKAGPLLAHVEAGLRSRDWGMPEEVNRVATDRVSDYLLAPSPDAAVNLRAEGYREDQIHLVGNVMIDTLLANLERARASDILHRYGLSRGEFGLVTLHRPANVDDPEVLAGLLKALGEIAGRCPLLLPVHPRAAGRLAEIGVPGGVRLVPPAGYLDFIALQDSARVVLTDSGGVQEETTALGVPCVTLRDNTERPITVEQGTNVLAGRDPARIVATVNAVLDVPPAPRRPDLWDGRASDRIADVLLEGGTATTRPRPTDRPSTGIRPSTIEQPRPTKRTFPI
- a CDS encoding nucleotide sugar dehydrogenase — its product is MRVVVVGQGYVGLPLAVRAAEVGHEVIGYDVDARRIKSLAAGESFVEDVSSERIRAALDNGSYRPSESARDCGGFDIAVVTVPTPLHEGTPDLRYIRESAVTLARYLRPGATVVLESTTYPGTTQELFAPILEEGSGLVAGSDFHLGYSPERIDPGNAVWGFQQTPKVVSGVNETSLKAVQDFYGQLVDTVVPVGSPKEAELAKLLENTFRHVNIALVNEIAMFAHHLDIDVWQAIDAASTKPFGFMKFTPGPGVGGHCLPIDPSYLSWRVQRELGQSFRFVELANDINNHMPEYVARRIGDLFNDRRRSVNGSRILLLGLAYKKNTGDARESPALRISRLLLDMGAQVRAADPHVVEGLPVDNRLVRVEPTPKELAAADVVVLLTDHDSFDYELIAEHAPFVLDCRRRLPSGPTIEVL
- a CDS encoding WecB/TagA/CpsF family glycosyltransferase, which encodes MSGRRTLFGVELDPLTMDETVQRCLAAVRDGRQLEIGVVNAAKLVNMRRNDRLAKAVAGCDLVLADGQAVVWAGRVLRAPLPERVAGIDLFLRLLAEAETSGIPVYFLGAKQDVLEQMLLQVADRFPGLKVAGSRNGYFDDLEQEPIADGIARSGAHMLFLGMTSPKKEIFTAAHGARTGARVVHGVGGSFDILAGVTKRAPVSWQRWGLEWLYRALQEPRRLGRRYLTTNLSFLLMTARELIRPTPSAAPANRSH
- a CDS encoding acyltransferase, yielding MQPTAQVDDSATVGDGTTVWDLAQIREDARLGSGCIVGRGAYVGPGVRIGDHVKLQNYALVYEPAVLGDGVFVGPAAVLTNDYFPRSVDPQGRLKRGDDWEAVAVTVAEGASLGARSVCVAPVRVGRWAMVAAGAVVTRDVPDFALVAGVPARRIGWVGRAGVRLVERDGEPGTWECPETGALHDEKDGELVERA
- a CDS encoding glucose-1-phosphate thymidylyltransferase, which translates into the protein MKALLLSGGSGTRLRPITHTSAKQLVPVANKPVLFYGLEAIAEAGITEVGIIVGDTAEEIREAVGDGSAFGLDATYIPQTAPLGLAHAVLIAREFLGEDDFVMYLGDNFVVGGITDLVDGFRTERPQAQILLTKVANPTAFGVAELDAAGRVVGLEEKPRHPKSDLALVGVYLFTPAVHEAVRSIKPSGRGELEITDALQWMIDAGRDVRSTMISGYWKDTGNVSDMLEVNRSVLETLERRVDGTVDDHSELIGRVRVEAGAKVTGSRIVGPAVVGANTVITDSYVGPFTSIADDCRIQDSEIEYSIMLRDSSVSGVRRVEASLIGRNVEVTPAPRRPAAHRFVLGDHSKVQISS